A genomic region of Mesorhizobium sp. NZP2077 contains the following coding sequences:
- a CDS encoding Nit6803 family nitrilase — translation MSDRRPDRRIVRAAAAQISPVLDRHGGTLEKVLDTISDAAGKGAGIVVFPETFVPYYPYFSFIDPPVKIGAKHLALYDEAVVVPSVETEKLAAAARGHDIVVVVGVNERDHGTLYNTQLVFDADGTLALKRRKITPTYHERMVWGQGDASGLRVVDTRVGRVGALACWEHYNPLARFALMAQHEEIHVAQFPGSMVGPIFADQIEAAIRHHAAEAASFVINATGWLTDAQKAAINPDGTMIKALSGGCYTAIISPEGAHVVPPLTEGEGLLIADMDMALVTKRKRMMDSVGHYARPELLSLTIDTRPKPVASGWPPLSKRSLRDEDRDSGDEPGDADQRDPVLRAKAG, via the coding sequence ATGTCTGACAGGAGGCCCGACAGGAGGATTGTACGCGCCGCCGCCGCACAGATATCGCCGGTCCTCGACCGGCACGGCGGAACGTTGGAGAAGGTTCTCGACACTATCTCCGACGCCGCCGGCAAGGGCGCGGGGATCGTCGTGTTCCCGGAAACCTTCGTGCCCTACTACCCCTATTTCTCCTTCATCGATCCGCCGGTGAAAATCGGCGCCAAGCATCTGGCACTTTACGACGAGGCCGTCGTGGTGCCGAGCGTCGAGACGGAGAAACTTGCCGCAGCCGCCCGCGGCCATGACATCGTCGTGGTCGTCGGCGTCAACGAGCGCGATCACGGCACGCTCTACAACACCCAGCTCGTCTTCGACGCCGACGGCACGCTGGCGCTGAAGCGGCGCAAGATCACGCCGACCTATCATGAGCGCATGGTCTGGGGGCAGGGCGATGCCTCGGGACTGAGGGTGGTCGACACCAGGGTTGGCCGGGTCGGCGCTCTGGCCTGCTGGGAGCACTACAATCCGCTCGCCCGCTTCGCGCTGATGGCCCAGCACGAGGAAATCCATGTCGCGCAGTTTCCAGGCTCAATGGTCGGGCCGATTTTCGCCGATCAGATCGAGGCGGCGATCCGCCACCATGCTGCCGAAGCGGCGAGTTTCGTCATCAACGCCACCGGCTGGCTGACCGATGCCCAGAAGGCCGCCATCAATCCCGACGGCACCATGATCAAGGCGCTGTCGGGCGGCTGTTACACGGCCATCATCTCGCCCGAGGGCGCGCATGTCGTGCCGCCTTTGACCGAGGGCGAAGGCCTGCTGATCGCCGACATGGACATGGCGCTGGTCACCAAGCGCAAGCGCATGATGGATTCGGTTGGGCACTATGCGCGGCCCGAACTGCTCAGCCTGACCATCGACACCCGTCCGAAACCGGTCGCTTCCGGGTGGCCGCCTCTTTCCAAAAGGAGCCTGCGAGATGAAGATCGAGACAGCGGCGATGAGCCCGGAGATGCTGATCAACGAGATCCAGTCCTTCGGGCTAAGGCTGGTTGA
- a CDS encoding MSMEG_0572/Sll0783 family nitrogen starvation response protein, translating into MPAVAMKKHEIGDFLVDYEEKVFEDVKAEPGGKALITFHTVAFEGSIGLVNLLQGKRLIRKGFETTILLYGPGVTLGVIRGFPKLGDEAFPGAQNFNNQLKNFMAEGGKVYACRFALQALYGHGEPSLQEGIVPISPLDVLDLILLHRRDNAFILDTWTV; encoded by the coding sequence ATGCCAGCCGTTGCGATGAAGAAACACGAGATCGGTGATTTTCTCGTCGACTATGAGGAGAAGGTCTTCGAGGATGTGAAGGCCGAACCGGGCGGCAAGGCGCTCATCACCTTCCATACCGTCGCCTTCGAGGGCTCGATCGGCCTGGTCAATCTGCTGCAAGGCAAGCGGCTGATCCGCAAGGGCTTCGAGACGACGATCCTGCTTTATGGGCCGGGCGTCACGCTGGGCGTCATCCGTGGTTTCCCCAAGCTCGGTGACGAGGCCTTTCCGGGCGCCCAGAATTTCAACAACCAGCTCAAGAACTTCATGGCCGAGGGCGGCAAGGTCTATGCCTGCCGCTTCGCCCTGCAGGCGCTCTACGGCCACGGCGAGCCATCGCTGCAGGAAGGCATCGTGCCGATCTCGCCGCTGGATGTGCTCGACCTGATCCTGCTGCATCGCAGGGACAACGCGTTCATCCTCGATACCTGGACCGTGTAG
- a CDS encoding PLP-dependent aminotransferase family protein — MTDDWRPDISDPHRPAYLALAEAIARDLTTGRLKPGDRLPSQRMLAAALGLNFTTVSRGYREAHRRGLIEARVGSGSHVARQPDSASVSLRRRDLSDRTMNQAPELDDATLLRRMRTIWEETSEDLGALLRYQSPGGSAEDKAAALRWLSRRGIEATSEKIIISPGTHAVMLAILRSIARPGDTICAEDITYPGIISICDHLGLKLVGLPSDALGLDPQALADRASAGPVRALYLNPTIRNPTTHTISAKRRAELVEVARRFGIEILEDDAYGLFPTDAPPPLVMLAPELTYHIVGLSKCLAAGLRVAYAVMPSGKSAETIGAQLKTEIVMASPLTTTLATRWIETGVADEILQQLRLESRLRQKIAAEMLPAHTMTADPEGFHIWIKPPKPWTRQRIVDWMRGHALGAVASDAFVVGRAPPEALRLCLGGAATRADMQRALAFMLDAFNNPPSFPH; from the coding sequence ATGACGGACGATTGGCGACCGGACATCTCCGACCCGCACAGGCCGGCCTACCTCGCGCTTGCCGAGGCGATCGCACGCGATCTGACGACCGGGCGGCTGAAGCCGGGCGACCGCCTTCCCAGCCAGCGAATGCTTGCGGCGGCTCTTGGCCTGAACTTCACGACCGTCTCGCGTGGCTACCGCGAGGCCCATCGCAGGGGACTGATCGAGGCGAGGGTCGGCTCCGGCAGCCATGTCGCCAGACAGCCGGACAGCGCGTCCGTCAGCCTGCGGCGCCGCGACCTCTCCGACCGGACCATGAATCAGGCGCCGGAGTTGGACGATGCGACGCTGCTGCGGCGCATGCGCACAATCTGGGAGGAGACCAGCGAGGACCTTGGCGCGCTGCTTCGCTACCAGTCCCCGGGCGGCTCGGCCGAAGACAAGGCGGCGGCACTGCGCTGGCTGTCACGCCGCGGCATCGAGGCGACTTCCGAAAAAATCATCATCTCGCCCGGCACGCACGCAGTCATGCTTGCCATCCTGCGCTCGATCGCCAGGCCCGGCGACACGATCTGCGCGGAGGACATCACCTATCCCGGCATCATTTCGATCTGCGACCATCTCGGGCTCAAGCTGGTCGGCCTGCCGTCGGATGCGCTCGGCCTCGATCCGCAGGCGCTCGCCGATCGCGCGTCGGCCGGACCGGTGCGGGCGCTTTATCTCAATCCAACGATCCGCAATCCCACCACCCACACAATATCGGCCAAACGGCGGGCCGAACTGGTGGAAGTGGCGCGGCGCTTCGGCATCGAGATCCTCGAGGACGACGCCTACGGGCTGTTCCCGACCGACGCACCGCCGCCGCTGGTGATGCTGGCGCCCGAATTGACCTATCACATCGTCGGCCTGTCGAAGTGCCTCGCCGCCGGCTTGCGCGTCGCCTATGCCGTGATGCCGTCTGGCAAAAGTGCCGAGACGATCGGCGCGCAGCTCAAGACCGAGATCGTCATGGCCTCGCCGCTAACGACGACGCTGGCGACGCGATGGATTGAAACCGGCGTCGCCGACGAGATCTTGCAGCAGTTGCGCCTGGAGTCACGGCTGCGCCAGAAGATCGCGGCGGAAATGCTGCCCGCGCACACCATGACCGCCGATCCCGAAGGCTTTCATATCTGGATCAAGCCGCCAAAACCGTGGACGCGGCAGCGCATCGTCGACTGGATGCGCGGCCATGCGCTGGGGGCTGTGGCGAGCGACGCCTTCGTGGTCGGGCGAGCGCCACCGGAGGCACTGCGGCTCTGCCTCGGCGGGGCGGCGACCCGCGCCGACATGCAGCGGGCGCTGGCGTTCATGCTAGACGCCTTCAACAATCCGCCAAGCTTCCCGCATTAG
- a CDS encoding 3-oxoacyl-[acyl-carrier-protein] synthase III C-terminal domain-containing protein, translating into MRIKIVGTGRAVPALCLTSRGLDERLGLGQGQIEAATGVIERYVCETESQVDLACTAARLALADAGIEPDAVDLIIGGCGVPYQPLPSTAPLVMQRLGLADGSAAAFDVNSTCLGFLTAFETAARMIEAGQSETALVFSAEIASRALPWKEQPEIAALFGDGAAAAVLRRAAPSEGKVLANLMRTYPSAYEACSIGAGGTRFDFHHQPEEFSRHAIFHMDGKELFRVTARHFNGFVGQLLQRAGWRHDEVDLVVPHQASPFALAHMARQTGFAAQKLVDISALYGNQIAASIPFALDIARRQGRVMQGTKVLFLGTSAGVSFGGMALEA; encoded by the coding sequence ATGCGGATCAAGATTGTTGGAACCGGGCGCGCAGTGCCTGCGCTGTGCTTGACATCGCGCGGCCTCGACGAGCGGCTGGGACTTGGCCAAGGCCAGATCGAGGCTGCCACCGGTGTCATCGAGCGCTATGTCTGCGAGACCGAATCGCAAGTCGACCTGGCCTGCACGGCGGCGCGGCTGGCACTGGCTGATGCCGGGATAGAGCCTGATGCGGTCGACCTCATCATCGGCGGATGTGGCGTGCCTTACCAGCCACTGCCTTCGACGGCACCGCTGGTGATGCAGCGCCTGGGGCTGGCCGATGGCTCGGCCGCGGCCTTCGACGTCAACAGCACCTGCCTTGGCTTCCTCACCGCTTTCGAAACCGCCGCCCGTATGATTGAGGCCGGGCAAAGCGAAACCGCGCTGGTGTTCTCGGCGGAGATTGCGTCGCGCGCCCTGCCCTGGAAAGAACAGCCTGAAATCGCCGCCCTGTTCGGCGACGGTGCGGCCGCCGCTGTGCTGCGCAGGGCGGCGCCCAGTGAGGGCAAGGTGCTGGCCAATCTCATGCGCACCTATCCATCGGCTTACGAGGCTTGTAGCATCGGGGCCGGCGGCACCCGCTTCGACTTCCATCACCAGCCGGAGGAGTTTTCCCGGCATGCGATCTTTCACATGGACGGCAAGGAGCTGTTTCGGGTGACCGCGCGCCATTTCAATGGCTTCGTCGGCCAACTCCTGCAACGTGCCGGCTGGCGGCATGACGAAGTCGACCTCGTCGTGCCACACCAGGCGAGCCCGTTTGCGCTTGCGCACATGGCACGACAGACCGGGTTCGCAGCACAGAAGCTGGTCGACATTTCGGCGCTCTACGGCAACCAGATCGCGGCGTCCATTCCCTTCGCGCTCGATATTGCGCGCCGGCAAGGCCGCGTCATGCAGGGCACCAAGGTGCTCTTCCTCGGCACCTCGGCCGGTGTCTCCTTCGGCGGCATGGCGCTGGAGGCGTGA
- a CDS encoding NAD(P)-dependent oxidoreductase — MGRVLVTGASGFLGGHIVARLAAAGMPVLAQGRDIRRSAALEAAGHTVMRCDLSQPFDAKSDTGFGEIDAIVHCAALSSPFGRLADFEAANVTATRNLVDFARQLGVQRFVQISTPSVCFAFRDQLCVTENSPLPDPVNHYARTKRQGEDIVLTAADIGPVVLRPRGIYGAGDRALLPRLLQAARRPLPLFRDGQARIDLTHVDDVVDAVFAALAAGSAAEGQIFNISSGEVLAVRHIADSACARAGLPTRWRKTPLAPAMLAAGVMEAVALLLPRRLEPPVTRYGLGLFAYAQSLDISKAGRILGWTPKASFEDGLDRTFARGREAWGTA, encoded by the coding sequence ATGGGACGCGTGCTCGTCACCGGCGCCAGCGGCTTCCTTGGCGGCCATATCGTGGCGCGGCTGGCCGCAGCGGGCATGCCGGTGTTGGCGCAAGGCCGCGATATCAGGCGAAGCGCCGCACTCGAAGCAGCCGGCCATACGGTCATGCGTTGCGACCTGTCGCAGCCGTTTGATGCGAAGTCCGACACCGGATTTGGCGAGATCGATGCCATCGTCCATTGTGCAGCGCTGTCTTCGCCCTTCGGCCGGCTCGCTGATTTCGAGGCCGCCAACGTCACGGCGACCCGCAATCTCGTCGATTTCGCCCGGCAGCTGGGTGTGCAGCGTTTTGTCCAGATCTCCACCCCTTCGGTCTGTTTCGCTTTTCGCGACCAGCTCTGCGTCACCGAGAACAGCCCCTTGCCCGATCCGGTCAACCACTACGCCCGGACCAAGCGGCAAGGTGAAGACATCGTGCTCACGGCGGCGGACATAGGGCCTGTCGTGCTCAGGCCACGCGGTATCTACGGAGCGGGCGACCGAGCGCTGCTGCCACGCCTGCTGCAGGCAGCGCGGCGACCGCTGCCGCTGTTTCGCGATGGCCAAGCACGCATCGATCTCACCCATGTCGACGATGTCGTCGATGCGGTGTTCGCGGCGCTGGCGGCCGGCAGCGCCGCCGAAGGCCAGATATTCAACATCTCGAGCGGCGAAGTGCTGGCTGTGCGCCACATTGCCGACAGTGCCTGCGCCCGCGCCGGGCTGCCAACGCGATGGCGAAAAACGCCGCTGGCGCCGGCGATGCTGGCAGCGGGCGTGATGGAGGCGGTGGCGCTGCTTCTGCCCCGCCGGCTGGAACCGCCAGTCACCCGTTACGGCCTCGGCTTGTTCGCCTATGCCCAGAGCCTCGATATTTCCAAGGCCGGGCGGATCCTTGGCTGGACGCCGAAAGCGTCGTTCGAGGATGGGCTCGACCGTACGTTTGCCAGGGGGCGTGAAGCCTGGGGGACAGCTTGA
- a CDS encoding MBL fold metallo-hydrolase — MKIVFANSAWVSAAERLILRGGGWQKIRLRVRYGLILHPRAGPVLIDTGYTPHVTTGARRSAMLRFYGTVLRPELVEAGQPMSVLARFGLTPRDIRTVIVTHFHADHISGLSLFPNARYIASDAAWSELKARTARQNLRHGVFTELFPADFETRLDGLSAMRPIPSRGDFPGGADMFGDGSVVAVDLPGHADGQFGLLFPEMDRPLLYAVDAQWLLKALVENRTPGFPARLLADDFTAIDRTGAALRRFLAAGGEVMFCHDPGLTPYDLTPEGG, encoded by the coding sequence TTGAAGATCGTCTTCGCCAACAGCGCCTGGGTCAGCGCCGCCGAAAGACTGATCCTGCGCGGCGGCGGCTGGCAAAAAATCCGGCTGCGCGTGCGCTACGGGCTGATCCTCCATCCGCGGGCCGGCCCGGTGCTGATCGATACCGGCTATACGCCGCATGTAACCACCGGAGCCCGGCGCAGCGCCATGCTGCGCTTCTATGGCACGGTGCTCAGGCCCGAACTCGTCGAGGCCGGGCAACCCATGTCTGTCCTGGCTCGCTTTGGCCTGACACCGCGCGATATCAGAACCGTCATCGTCACGCATTTTCACGCCGATCATATCTCCGGCCTGTCCCTGTTTCCCAATGCGCGTTACATCGCCAGCGATGCCGCCTGGTCGGAGCTGAAGGCGCGGACAGCCCGGCAAAACCTGCGTCATGGCGTCTTCACCGAGCTTTTTCCGGCGGATTTCGAGACAAGGCTCGACGGGCTGTCCGCGATGAGACCGATCCCATCGCGCGGCGATTTTCCCGGCGGAGCCGATATGTTCGGCGACGGCAGCGTTGTCGCGGTCGACCTGCCAGGCCATGCCGATGGCCAGTTCGGGCTGCTGTTTCCTGAAATGGATCGGCCGCTGCTTTATGCGGTCGACGCGCAGTGGCTGCTCAAGGCACTGGTCGAGAACCGGACGCCGGGCTTTCCTGCACGCCTGCTGGCCGACGATTTCACCGCCATCGATCGGACCGGCGCGGCTTTGCGCCGCTTTCTGGCAGCCGGCGGCGAGGTGATGTTCTGCCATGATCCGGGGCTGACGCCATACGACCTGACACCGGAGGGCGGATGA
- a CDS encoding F390 synthetase-related protein, with translation MTGFGEAIRSFALTLWASRMSRENFERWQARALRRWLDRDLPLAPFYGVAPHHLSDLPVTDKALLMADFERFNIAGVSSADAWTAAAGDGRLGALTVGASTGTSGNRGLFVICETEKYRWLGTILAKAIPDLLWRRQRVAVILPQNTGLYDTARQSRRIDLRFFDLTLGPERWRSALEAFAPTVIIGPPKILRHFAIECFRLSPLRVFSAAETLDPVDRPVIEAFFGRRLDQIYMATEGLFAVTCRQGNLHLAEDSIFFEFETAGDGLVTPLVTAFRRQTQIMARYRMNDLLRLSPTLCRCGSPLRVVDEIVGRMDDAFRLTSVQEPLLITPDILRNAVLKADPRIDDFRLIQTAPETVELHLKPDLVGDAAQAALEAVRGLFASRQARVAVEPVRSALPLETGRKLRRVECRLPTGADK, from the coding sequence ATGACCGGGTTCGGCGAGGCAATCCGCTCGTTTGCCCTCACCTTGTGGGCATCACGCATGAGCCGGGAAAATTTCGAACGCTGGCAGGCGCGCGCCTTGCGGCGCTGGCTCGACCGCGACCTGCCGCTGGCGCCGTTCTATGGCGTGGCGCCACACCATCTCAGTGACCTTCCGGTGACCGACAAGGCACTGCTGATGGCCGATTTCGAGCGCTTCAACATTGCCGGTGTGTCGTCTGCCGACGCCTGGACGGCGGCGGCTGGTGACGGCCGTCTCGGCGCGCTGACGGTCGGCGCCAGCACAGGCACCTCGGGCAATCGTGGCCTTTTCGTCATCTGCGAAACCGAGAAATATCGCTGGCTGGGAACAATCCTGGCGAAAGCCATTCCTGATCTGCTCTGGCGCCGGCAGCGCGTGGCAGTGATCCTGCCGCAAAACACCGGCCTCTATGACACCGCTCGCCAGTCGAGGCGCATCGACCTGCGCTTCTTCGACCTGACGCTCGGGCCGGAGCGTTGGCGGTCGGCCCTCGAGGCGTTCGCGCCGACGGTGATCATCGGCCCACCCAAGATCCTGCGGCACTTCGCTATAGAATGCTTCCGGCTTTCGCCGCTGCGCGTGTTCAGCGCCGCCGAGACGCTCGATCCGGTCGACCGGCCTGTTATCGAAGCGTTCTTCGGGCGTCGGCTCGACCAGATCTATATGGCGACCGAGGGATTGTTCGCGGTCACCTGCCGGCAAGGCAACCTGCATCTGGCCGAGGATTCCATCTTCTTCGAGTTCGAAACGGCTGGCGACGGGCTGGTGACGCCGCTGGTCACCGCGTTTCGCCGACAGACCCAGATCATGGCGCGCTACCGGATGAACGATCTGCTGCGCCTGTCGCCCACACTATGCCGATGCGGCTCGCCGTTGCGCGTGGTGGATGAAATCGTTGGCCGCATGGACGACGCCTTCCGTCTTACTTCGGTGCAAGAGCCACTCCTGATCACCCCTGATATCCTGCGCAACGCCGTGCTGAAGGCGGACCCGCGCATCGACGACTTCCGGCTGATCCAGACGGCGCCCGAGACGGTCGAGTTGCACCTCAAGCCCGATCTGGTCGGGGATGCCGCACAGGCCGCGTTGGAGGCAGTGCGAGGGCTGTTCGCCTCGCGTCAGGCAAGGGTCGCGGTCGAACCCGTGCGCTCAGCCTTGCCGCTGGAAACCGGCCGCAAGCTGCGCCGTGTCGAGTGCCGGCTTCCCACCGGAGCCGACAAGTGA
- a CDS encoding GNAT family N-acetyltransferase, giving the protein MSRVVAAAAKREPEQSDRVENDLRKVNAFVQLFNTMPVRDLIANLSVRVETCDIAGRAFPLTLNDASEAPNCYICCPSSAYIDYAIDETRNFASSPWLQKTIRMLIGLCGPLVKASGLDHQVQVNNWLFSTNPAPLLDRSSIAAMRTDLTSRFPNRAIFIRSLNDIADPSTIASLKAEGFHMLAARQVYIFADRSAAPPMTRDMKRDRARLRATSLRIAGNDDFTQADFVRSEELYAMLYVRKYTPLNPHYTARYISEMHRRGILRLAGLRDEAGQLVAVTGLFENGGTLTQPIVGYDTSLPISDGLYRMAMAMAQDHATARGLFFNMSAGAAGFKRRRGAVPAIEYNACYVGHLPRRQRLAVWTMARVLALVGIPLLRRFEL; this is encoded by the coding sequence GTGAGCCGGGTCGTGGCAGCAGCCGCCAAGCGGGAGCCGGAGCAATCGGACCGGGTCGAGAACGACCTGCGCAAGGTCAACGCTTTCGTACAATTGTTCAACACCATGCCTGTGCGCGATCTCATCGCCAACCTGAGCGTTCGCGTCGAGACCTGCGACATCGCCGGCCGAGCCTTTCCGCTGACGCTGAACGATGCCAGCGAGGCGCCGAACTGCTACATCTGCTGCCCGTCCAGCGCCTATATCGACTATGCGATCGACGAGACCCGCAATTTCGCTTCAAGCCCTTGGCTGCAAAAAACAATCCGGATGCTCATCGGCCTGTGTGGCCCGCTGGTGAAGGCAAGCGGCCTCGATCATCAGGTGCAGGTCAACAACTGGCTCTTTTCGACCAATCCAGCGCCGCTGCTCGACCGCAGCTCGATCGCGGCGATGCGCACGGATCTGACGAGCCGGTTTCCCAACCGCGCCATCTTCATCCGCTCGCTGAACGACATTGCCGATCCCTCGACCATCGCGTCACTCAAGGCGGAGGGATTTCACATGCTCGCGGCACGTCAGGTCTACATCTTCGCCGACCGCAGTGCAGCACCGCCGATGACACGCGATATGAAGCGCGACCGTGCCCGGCTGCGCGCGACATCGTTGCGTATCGCCGGCAATGACGATTTTACGCAGGCCGACTTTGTCAGAAGCGAAGAGCTCTACGCCATGCTCTACGTCAGAAAATACACGCCACTCAATCCGCACTATACGGCCCGCTATATCAGTGAAATGCACCGGCGCGGCATCTTGCGGCTTGCCGGCTTGCGAGACGAAGCGGGACAACTCGTTGCCGTCACCGGCCTGTTCGAAAACGGCGGGACGCTGACGCAGCCGATCGTCGGCTACGACACCAGCCTGCCGATCAGCGACGGCCTCTACCGGATGGCGATGGCAATGGCACAGGACCACGCCACGGCACGCGGCCTGTTCTTCAACATGAGTGCCGGTGCGGCCGGTTTCAAACGCCGTCGCGGCGCCGTGCCGGCGATCGAGTACAACGCCTGCTATGTCGGGCATCTGCCACGCCGCCAACGTCTCGCGGTGTGGACAATGGCGCGGGTTCTGGCATTGGTCGGGATACCGCTGCTTCGGAGATTCGAACTTTGA
- a CDS encoding Rieske 2Fe-2S domain-containing protein, translating to MALSADVGARPRRILFEGSPVVLFRSDKGIAALFDRCVHRLVELSTGKVVNGEIECPYHGWRYDGEGLCTAIPGHVGEMPRYRVRRYGAIERDGVVFVSAGTPETEPYLHCMQGQDVLVRRVRSSTQSTVLDAAENILDATHTHFTHKGLLRGLSARRHLVRVDVTGGEGWVEACYTGEERQQGLISRLLEGVRTKTIGRFRHPGIAELEYWGKDGLALATTFHLRQADENIVEGVGWLIGPRQGLLGHLKALAFKPLFNIALAQDRKVLKSASDNARHAPPALQAIGPLDFLRRDMAAIMAGEMPPAATTPRVYQIEL from the coding sequence GTGGCGCTTTCAGCCGATGTCGGCGCCAGACCGAGGCGCATCCTGTTCGAAGGCTCGCCTGTGGTGCTGTTCCGTTCCGACAAGGGCATCGCGGCACTGTTTGACCGCTGCGTTCACCGGTTGGTCGAACTGTCGACCGGCAAGGTCGTCAATGGCGAGATCGAGTGCCCCTACCATGGCTGGCGCTATGACGGCGAAGGCCTCTGCACCGCCATTCCTGGCCATGTCGGCGAGATGCCGCGCTACCGGGTGCGACGCTACGGCGCAATCGAGCGCGATGGCGTCGTCTTCGTCTCAGCGGGCACGCCAGAGACGGAGCCATATCTCCACTGCATGCAGGGCCAGGACGTGCTTGTGCGGCGCGTACGCTCCTCGACGCAATCGACCGTCCTCGACGCGGCCGAGAACATCCTCGACGCAACCCACACGCATTTCACCCATAAAGGCCTGCTGCGGGGCTTGAGCGCCAGGCGCCATCTTGTGCGTGTCGACGTGACCGGCGGCGAAGGTTGGGTCGAGGCTTGCTATACCGGCGAGGAGCGGCAGCAGGGCCTGATCAGCCGGCTGCTGGAGGGTGTACGCACGAAAACCATCGGCCGTTTCCGCCATCCTGGAATCGCCGAACTTGAATATTGGGGCAAGGACGGGCTGGCGCTGGCCACGACGTTCCATCTGCGCCAGGCGGATGAAAACATAGTCGAAGGTGTGGGCTGGCTCATCGGCCCGCGTCAGGGGCTGCTCGGCCACCTCAAGGCGCTCGCCTTCAAACCGCTGTTCAACATCGCCTTGGCACAGGACCGCAAGGTGCTGAAATCAGCTAGCGACAATGCACGCCACGCTCCCCCTGCCCTGCAGGCGATCGGCCCGCTGGATTTCCTGCGCCGCGACATGGCGGCCATCATGGCAGGCGAAATGCCGCCGGCGGCCACAACGCCACGCGTGTATCAGATCGAGCTTTGA